A single region of the Lotus japonicus ecotype B-129 chromosome 4, LjGifu_v1.2 genome encodes:
- the LOC130715888 gene encoding tetraspanin-10: MGVGTSTFVTRWINFLTMLSAIVVIMFGVWMSTHHDSCRKSLTVPVLGLGAVIFLISMVGFLGALKNWSILLWIYLILLFLVLVGILVFTVLVFIVTNDGSGHSVTGLRYKEYQLQDYSSWFLKELNNSHNWERLRVCLVKSEDCHKLSKKYKNLKQYKLAKLTPMEAGCCRPPSECGYPAVNASYYDLTFHPVSPNKDCKRYKNSQAIKCYDCDSCKAGVAQYMKTEWRVVAIFNVVLFVVLSVIYFVGCCARRNASRSHSKG; this comes from the exons ATGGGGGTTGGAACCAGCACCTTTGTCACTAGATGGATCAACTTTCTCACCATG CTTTCAGCCATTGTTGTGATAATGTTTGGGGTGTGGATGAGCACTCATCATGACAGCTGCAGAAAATCTCTCACTGTGCCTGTGCTAGGACTTGGAGCAGTTATTTTCTTAAT ATCCATGGTTGGTTTCCTTGGTGCCCTGAAAAACTGGTCCATACTGTTATGGATT TATCTGATCTTGTTGTTCTTGGTCTTGGTCGGAATCCTGGTCTTTACCGTATTGGT GTTCATTGTGACTAATGATGGATCAGGTCATAGTGTGACTGGCTTGAG GTATAAGGAGTATCAACTTCAAGATTATAGCTCTTGGTTTCTCAAAGAG TTAAACAATTCTCATAACTGGGAGCGATTGAGGGTTTGTCTTGTCAAATCTGAAGACTGCCATAAACTATCCAAAAAATATAAG AATCTTAAGCAATATAAATTAGCTAAATTGACACCAATGGAGGCTGGCTGCTGCCGACCACCTTCCGA ATGCGGATATCCTGCTGTAAATGCATCCTACTATGATCTGACCTTTCATCCAGTAAGCCCTAACAAGGACTGCAAGCGGTACAAAAATTCTCAGGCCATCAAATGCTATGATTGTGATTCTTGCAA GGCAGGTGTGGCACAATACATGAAAACTGAGTGGAGAGTTGTGGCTATATTTAATGTTGTTTTATTTGTTGTCTTG TCTGTTATATACTTTGTGGGGTGCTGTGCGAGACGAAATGCTTCCAGAAGCCATTCTAAGGGTTGA